A window of Cydia pomonella isolate Wapato2018A chromosome 22, ilCydPomo1, whole genome shotgun sequence contains these coding sequences:
- the LOC133530325 gene encoding uncharacterized protein LOC133530325 isoform X10 yields the protein MSQVKHSDTAAADKPDRRRGAAGRAAALRRAPSDSDCSGETASLSADSGERRPPPPPPRGKTRNRRRGSEWEVLEGLKDGQRFERRPEVFNGFLHKKRKWPLKGWHKRFFVVDGGILVYARSPTDVARGRLHGSLDVGLSVISAKPRRRRIDIDADEFIYHLRAKTPDVFRTWLNVLKAHRLYRQHLLTFGARESVPKIHAPLDDLPPTDTSSRTSRSSSESFSSLTRSQTNPKNSLALCGITSSIYENKTQWKTDSIIPYESSDFLNSKTLEIVPNKSGGLSSTHCIEKRENIQSDRTVSKALSIDEQHMHSTDLDLNTLNSYNIEESMWELKNNKSKLQALSNESAKKKANSKSRDEKQQLNIDDLSTHNVNENSPLWFDNKDQTALFCFPRKRQNRARNEEEWTMQRSRKSTNLVKHRNVGEEPPLTKPLLRQMLLCKYKRSFGTRNVQDKSIICDSANDDDNKTEKSTQDDITASEFDRICEKLIFNLFDDDNINTYREEKSSIYVNLVVKELYDLKLNESEKHPIKILFKSLLQYFMKNTEGKFKNSIKRDVAINKPSITYFTRDKEISNINNNPKETGSCKCTQYSQDIEKIINSTIYACSKDHTMHGRLLKGRSIETDIAITKALIDNLDTSTKFSHITIEDINVNQTDSAELPLLQQYFKRILSETAIPKAVAKDFLNAYLDVLNHQSRSETSTESSDFSRASNFECDPICDIQTECVQKKISKSVSARKNAIVGDTIDIAAGEGPIHLKDILNRMLGFFYNKLDEHENENTHNNPEENTDTHERELKGEDLKSNAVISGTLNEHKIVIDLSKYDIDNIYLTNNTLGPTCITINLKEKKLDTNEPKLKNLSSKSCNENSAGTSDKIESVSKNTGRTYLKSDNILKDENTELSQAPNDEDVQTRSTSSGATSKANLHVDSDNSLDMPTNNNNTCRELPISNYKENTQCFFLSSIKEDVPIILDKIKNIKDSRSFVPGRFSPQYLKRKTQNEDFILRILEHLIVLSKDFPDINKDIDRVYMKIKKTCKKETNDLLGLGLLGRIYRKENSQKSINDDQIDSSISNQIKNIHGKAVEIAVNTSFIFPNLKMTEDKALSAIFAEALANIAVQTLSIDDEVKEELRTDVKEEWFKSLTQEYVKNSAIKCMLKKYHHIPQSLRIAHPIRARIPERFSMSNSSTMFNELSNLSPPLTASSRSQKKKEQRIWESNIEQLYTRTKLKLGRSESMTDSRDNIGNIMSDDLKTLYRCTSERSICSGLISPNGGPIRGPQAGFVSGTPGGRLAGWIVESGGPLESASRELGQAQLSVQQLQRLLDAMLEIQNMHHHDTDGQLLSDIRRCIVKKIEEHNRKM from the exons ATGTCTCAAGTGAAACACTCCGACACGGCGGCCGCGGACAAGC CGGACCGCagacgcggcgcggcgggccgAGCGGCGGCGTTGCGGCGCGCGCCGTCCGACTCCGACTGCTCCGGCGAGACCGCCTCGCTGTCCGCCGACAGTGGCgagcgccgcccgccgccgccgccgccgagggGGAAGACTAGGAA CCGCAGACGCGGCAGCGAATGGGAGGTGCTCGAAGGTCTAAAAGACGGGCAGCGCTTCGAGCGGCGGCCGGAGGTCTTCAACGGGTTCCTGCACAAGAAGAGGAAATGGCCTTTGAAAGGATGGCACAAG CGTTTCTTCGTGGTAGACGGCGGTATTCTGGTGTACGCGCGCTCGCCCACCGACGTGGCGCGCGGCCGCCTGCACGGCTCGCTGGACGTCGGCCTGTCCGTCATCTCGGCCAAGCCGCGGAGGCGGCGCATAGACATCGATGCCGACGAGTTCATATACCATCTCAGGGCGAAGACTCCTGATGTGTTTAGGACATGGTTGAACGTGTTAAAGGCGCATCG GTTATACCGGCAGCACCTCCTGACGTTCGGCGCGCGCGAGTCGGTGCCGAAGATCCACGCGCCGCTCGACGACCTGCCGCCCACCGACACCTCGTCTC GCACATCCCGGTCCAGTTCAGAATCCTTCTCAAGCCTGACCCGATCCCAAACCAATCCCAAAAACTCGCTCGCCTTATGCGGAATAACTTCTTCGATCTATGAAAATAAGACACAATGGAAAACAGATAGCATTATACCTTACGAAAGTTCAGATTTCTTAAACTCTAAAACTTTGGAAATAGTTCCAAATAAAAGTGGCGGTCTCTCTTCTACGCACTGTATTGAAAAAAGAGAAAATATACAAAGTGATAGAACAGTATCTAAAGCTTTGAGTATAGATGAACAACACATGCATAGTACGGATCTAGATTTGAATACTCTTAATAGTTACAATATAGAGGAGTCTATGTGggaattgaaaaataataagtcTAAATTACAAGCCTTAAGTAATGAAAGTGCGAAGAAAAAAGCAAATTCTAAATCAAGAGATGAAAAACAACAGTTAAATATAGACGATTTAAGTACACATAATGTCAATGAAAATTCACCCTTATGGTTTGATAATAAAGATCAAACTGCACTGTTCTGTTTTCCGCGTAAACGTCAAAACAGAGCTAGAAATGAAGAGGAGTGGACTATGCAGAGAAGTAGAAAGTCTACTAATCTAGTCAAACATAGGAATGTCGGGGAAGAACCACCTTTGACTAAACCGTTATTAAGACAAATGTTACTATGTAAATATAAACGTAGTTTTGGAACTCGCAATGTacaagataaaagtattatttgtgattcggccaatgatgatgataataaaaCTGAGAAGTCTACACAAGATGACATTACTGCATCGGAGTTTGATCGTATTTGTGAAAAGCTAATATTTAATCTATTTGATGATGACAATATCAATACATATAGAGAGGAAAAATCTAGCATTTATGTCAACCTTGTGGTAAAAGAACTTTATGATCTCAAATTGAATGAGAGCGAAAAACATCccattaaaattttattcaaatcacttttacaatattttatgaaaaatacagaaggtaaatttaaaaatagtattaaaagAGATGTAGCCATCAATAAACCATCTATAACATATTTCACTAGAGATAAAGAAATTTCTAACATTAATAATAATCCCAAAGAAACGGGATCTTGTAAATGTACACAGTACTCACAagatattgaaaaaataataaatagcacCATATACGCTTGTTCAAAGGACCATACCATGCACGGTCGGTTGTTGAAAGGTAGAAGCATAGAAACCGACATTGCTATAACAAAAGCGCTGATTGATAACCTTGATACATCAACCAAATTTAGTCACATAACAATTGAAGATATTAATGTAAACCAAACTGATTCTGCAGAACTACCACTGTTACAACAATATTTCAAACGTATCTTGAGTGAAACCGCGATACCGAAGGCTGTAGCAAAAGATTTCCTAAACGCATATCTAGATGTACTTAATCATCAGAGCAGAAGTGAGACAAGTACTGAATCTAGTGATTTTTCAAGAGCTTCAAATTTTGAATGTGATCCAATTTGTGATATCCAAACTGAATGTGTACAAAAGAAAATTTCTAAAAGTGTATCTGCTCGTAAAAACGCAATAGTTGGTGATACTATAGATATTGCTGCAGGTGAAGGGCCAATACACTTAAAGGATATTCTTAATAGAATGCTTGGTTTCTTCTATAATAAACTTGATGAACATGAGAATGAAAATACTCATAATAATCCTGAAGAAAATACAGACACACATGAACGTGAACTAAAAGGCGAAGACCTGAAATCCAATGCCGTTATTTCTGGGACACTAAATGAGCATAAAATAGTAATAGACCTttcaaaatatgacattgacaaTATTTATCTGACTAACAACACATTAGGACCCACATGTATAACAAtcaatttaaaagaaaaaaagctgGATACTAACGAACCGAAGCTTAAAAATTTGAGTTCGAAATCATGTAACGAAAATTCAGCTGGAACATCTGACAAAATAGAATCTGTGTCAAAGAATACAGGCCGCACATACTTGAAGTctgacaatattttaaaagatgaAAATACTGAACTTTCTCAAGCACCTAATGACGAAGATGTACAAACACGTTCTACTTCCAGTGGAGCGACGTCTAAAGCTAACTTACATGTGGATAGTGATAATAGCCTTGATATgcctacaaataataataatacatgtaGAGAATTGcctatttcaaattataaagaaaatactcaatgtttctttctttcttctatCAAAGAAGACGTGCCTATAAtacttgataaaataaagaacATTAAAGATTCGCGCAGTTTTGTACCAGGCCGCTTTTCCCCACAATATTTAAAGCGCAAAACTCAAAATGAGGATTTCATCTTACGTATTCTGGAACACTTGATAGTCCTTTCTAAGGATTTTCCCGATATCAATAAAGATATCGACAGggtttatatgaaaataaagaaGACTTGTAAAAAAGAGACTAATGATCTTCTGGGACTTGGTCTTCTTGGTAGAAtttatagaaaagaaaatagCCAAAAATCAATAAACGATGATCAGATAGATTCATCGATATCtaaccaaattaaaaatattcatggAAAAGCAGTTGAAATCGCAGTTAATACAAGCTTTATATTTCCTAATTTAAAAATGACCGAAGACAAAGCTCTTAGCGCGATTTTTGCTGAAGCATTGGCTAATATTGCCGTTCAAACTCTGTCAATAGACGACGAAGTTAAAGAAGAATTAAGGACTGATGTGAAAGAAGAATGGTTTAAAAGTCTAACTCAAGAATATGTTAAGAATAGTGCAATTAAATGCATGCTGAAAAAGTACCACCACATACCTCAAAGTTTAAGGATAGCTCATCCGATCAGAGCGAGGATTCCAGAAAGATTCTCAATGTCAAATTCTTCAACAATGTTTAATGAACTATCAAACTTATCCCCTCCTCTTACTGCCTCAAGTCGCTCGCAGAAAAAGAAAGAACAACGTATTTGGGAGAGTAATATAGAACAGTTGTATACACGTACGAAATTGAAACTGGGACGATCTGAGTCTATGACTGATTCTAGAgataatataggtaatattatGAGCGATGATTTGAAAACTCTCTACAGGTGTACTAGTGAGCGCTCCATTTGTTCTG